From one Butyricimonas faecihominis genomic stretch:
- a CDS encoding glycerate kinase, translating into MNLINNRNILLAPNSFKGSLDAFEFCRILASELEECGFHTISLPLGDGGDGTARIVAHYLHAHPIKTKTVDALGREHFASYYLKDNTAIIELAEACGLKHLKREEYDILNTNTAGFGVLINHALSQGANNLILCVGGSASVDGGTGALREMGLTIVNNSLNRNYITGIKDINIELLQQRFKGIHITILCDVDNSICGPEGAAAVFAPQKGASPEQVVMLDNQLCLWSALLKQHTGKDVTRLKHGGAAGGITAAMHALLNAQLISGSEYCLTLSHFHDNLLQAGIVITGEGKIDIQSFYGKIPGTVATLCLQQNVPVYAVVGLAEKQVLTRFDKVFTMSQYARSIQDSIKNAPYYLKIIAQAIVDTLYSSAYSD; encoded by the coding sequence ATGAACCTCATAAACAACCGTAATATTCTTCTAGCTCCTAACTCATTCAAGGGAAGTCTGGATGCTTTCGAGTTTTGTCGAATCCTAGCCTCTGAATTAGAGGAATGTGGATTTCATACGATCTCTCTTCCATTAGGAGATGGCGGTGATGGAACAGCCCGAATTGTGGCACATTACCTTCATGCACACCCTATCAAGACGAAAACGGTAGATGCCTTGGGACGTGAGCATTTTGCCTCGTATTACTTAAAAGACAACACGGCTATCATTGAATTAGCCGAAGCTTGTGGTCTGAAACATTTGAAACGAGAGGAATATGACATCTTGAACACGAACACGGCAGGATTCGGTGTTTTAATCAATCACGCCCTCTCGCAAGGAGCGAACAATTTGATTCTGTGTGTTGGAGGAAGTGCCAGCGTGGATGGAGGAACAGGGGCTCTGCGAGAAATGGGATTGACAATTGTCAATAACTCTCTGAACAGAAATTATATTACAGGTATTAAGGATATTAATATCGAATTATTGCAGCAAAGGTTTAAAGGAATCCACATTACAATACTATGTGATGTTGATAATTCTATTTGTGGACCGGAAGGTGCAGCCGCTGTGTTTGCCCCGCAAAAAGGAGCATCACCAGAACAAGTTGTCATGCTTGATAATCAATTGTGCCTTTGGAGTGCTTTATTAAAACAGCATACAGGTAAAGATGTAACCCGGTTGAAACATGGAGGTGCCGCAGGTGGAATCACGGCAGCCATGCACGCTTTACTAAATGCACAACTTATTTCGGGTTCCGAATATTGCCTGACTCTCTCCCATTTCCACGACAATCTTTTACAAGCCGGAATTGTTATCACCGGAGAAGGAAAAATTGATATCCAGTCCTTTTATGGCAAAATTCCGGGAACAGTTGCAACCTTATGTTTGCAACAAAACGTTCCGGTTTATGCCGTTGTCGGATTGGCAGAAAAACAGGTCCTTACCCGTTTCGATAAAGTATTCACGATGAGCCAGTATGCCCGTTCTATTCAAGATTCTATAAAAAATGCCCCGTACTACCTAAAGATCATTGCTCAAGCCATTGTTGATACCCTTTATTCATCCGCTTATTCGGATTGA
- a CDS encoding serine hydrolase domain-containing protein — MKYIILIILFFLVISFRPWNSFTKEIQVEKDSIPQDTLAVAVHDLFTNEYSDLVETKRLDQTIERFMNQWEIKGASLAIMKDGKLIYSKGYGYADEENEVKTDVNHIFRIASVSKLITAAGIMKLVENGILSLDDKVFGEEGILSDTTLYAPIKDKRVNNITVENLLRHQGGFTNRAGDPMFCPVDIAEKMNVPAPADLNTIIKFVLSRRLGFTPGTSTCYSNVGYGILSRVIEKVSGKNYEEFIQDSILIPAGCYDMHLAHNLDKDRYFNEVRYYEQSDADLIRSCDGRDTLVYRSNGGNNIEALYGAGGWVASPTELLRFLSAIDADDSYPDILTKESVETMTKCVKNALPLGWMNTNNQGDWWRSGTLAGTSAMLKRQRDGFCWAFITNTSNWTGPRFPHKIEGMMARAMDRVKEWPDRNLFDPDYCKAFEDGKKLLANEKGVQAHPVHPDNI, encoded by the coding sequence ATGAAATATATTATACTAATTATACTATTCTTTTTAGTTATCAGTTTCAGACCTTGGAATTCTTTCACGAAAGAAATTCAGGTTGAAAAAGATTCTATTCCCCAAGACACGCTTGCCGTAGCGGTACATGATTTATTCACGAATGAATATTCTGATCTAGTTGAAACCAAGCGTTTAGATCAAACGATTGAACGTTTTATGAATCAGTGGGAAATAAAAGGGGCTTCCCTCGCGATCATGAAAGATGGGAAACTGATTTATAGCAAGGGATATGGGTATGCCGACGAAGAAAATGAGGTGAAAACCGATGTGAACCACATCTTCCGAATTGCCTCGGTTTCCAAACTAATCACGGCGGCAGGAATCATGAAATTAGTTGAAAACGGGATTCTATCCTTGGATGATAAAGTATTTGGCGAGGAAGGTATTTTAAGTGACACGACACTTTATGCCCCGATAAAAGATAAACGGGTGAATAATATCACCGTGGAAAATCTTCTACGCCATCAGGGGGGATTCACCAATCGTGCAGGAGACCCCATGTTCTGCCCGGTAGATATCGCAGAAAAAATGAATGTTCCGGCACCAGCCGACTTGAATACCATCATTAAATTTGTTTTATCTCGACGTTTAGGCTTCACACCGGGGACAAGCACATGTTATTCAAACGTGGGTTATGGAATATTATCAAGGGTAATAGAAAAAGTTTCAGGAAAAAACTACGAAGAATTTATTCAAGACAGCATACTCATTCCTGCCGGGTGTTACGATATGCACTTGGCCCATAATCTGGATAAAGACCGATATTTCAACGAGGTCAGGTATTACGAACAATCAGACGCAGACCTGATCCGTTCATGCGATGGGCGGGACACGCTAGTATATCGCAGTAACGGGGGAAACAATATCGAGGCTCTTTACGGTGCCGGTGGCTGGGTAGCTTCCCCGACGGAATTATTACGTTTCCTTTCTGCCATAGACGCTGACGATTCATATCCGGATATATTGACAAAAGAAAGCGTGGAGACCATGACGAAATGTGTGAAAAATGCTTTGCCTCTTGGTTGGATGAACACGAACAATCAAGGTGATTGGTGGCGTTCCGGTACTTTGGCGGGAACCAGTGCCATGTTGAAACGTCAACGGGACGGGTTCTGTTGGGCATTTATCACAAACACGAGCAATTGGACCGGACCTCGTTTTCCTCATAAGATTGAAGGTATGATGGCTCGTGCCATGGATCGGGTAAAAGAATGGCCGGACAGAAATCTGTTTGATCCTGATTACTGCAAGGCTTTCGAAGACGGGAAAAAATTGCTGGCCAATGAAAAAGGAGTCCAAGCACATCCCGTGCATCCTGACAATATCTAA
- a CDS encoding aminotransferase class IV: MMLFNNKPIDNKEYSEDILNEGLSIYEVCRVFRGKVIFLNDNLLRLDNSIKKSNIAIDLNSLHVADQLNRLIQLENIKEGNIKYVLRVTPTGIEQYVYQIKHSYPSEEAYQHGVDTVTCHAVRENAEVKYVNSGLREMTNKIIQEQGVAEVLLIDQDNCVTEGSRSNVFFIRDNVFYTAPLPHVLPGTSRKRVLNICQEDGLTVVEQRVNYKDIASYQAAFITGTSPLVLPIAHIDGIAFDPHHPLLVKVMEHYFNLLSKNF; encoded by the coding sequence ATGATGTTATTTAATAATAAACCCATCGATAACAAGGAATATTCCGAAGACATCCTAAATGAAGGACTTAGTATATATGAAGTATGCCGGGTTTTTAGAGGCAAAGTTATATTTTTAAACGACAACCTTTTACGACTTGACAATTCAATAAAAAAATCAAATATTGCCATTGATTTGAATTCATTACACGTGGCAGACCAATTAAACCGATTGATTCAACTTGAAAATATCAAGGAAGGAAACATTAAATACGTACTTCGGGTTACCCCGACGGGAATCGAACAATATGTCTATCAGATAAAACATTCCTACCCGTCGGAAGAAGCTTATCAACATGGAGTGGATACGGTTACTTGCCATGCTGTCCGTGAGAATGCCGAAGTGAAATATGTCAATTCTGGATTACGGGAAATGACCAACAAGATCATTCAGGAACAAGGAGTTGCTGAAGTTTTATTAATCGATCAAGATAACTGTGTGACAGAAGGTTCTCGTTCAAATGTATTCTTTATCCGGGATAACGTGTTTTACACGGCTCCTCTTCCCCATGTTTTGCCGGGAACCAGTCGGAAACGGGTATTAAATATCTGTCAGGAAGACGGGTTGACCGTGGTGGAACAAAGAGTGAATTACAAAGACATTGCCTCCTATCAAGCAGCCTTTATAACGGGGACTTCCCCACTTGTGTTGCCCATCGCTCATATAGACGGAATAGCTTTCGACCCGCACCACCCATTGCTGGTGAAAGTTATGGAACACTACTTCAATTTATTAAGTAAGAATTTTTAA